The Planktothrix tepida PCC 9214 genome includes the window TATCTCCTGTCTCATCAATTATTACTATAATCTTCTCTCCTTTCAATGCTTTTAGAGTTCGGGCTAATCTTCTTTCCTTTAATTCCCTTGCTGACCAAGGCGAATTGGCTAAGAAATGATGCAGTGATTGTGGCGACCTAATTCCTACTATTTTAGCAATTTCCGGTAAAGATTTTCTCGGAATTGGTGAGATAATTCCTAGATGTAAGTATTTAAAAC containing:
- a CDS encoding transposase; amino-acid sequence: FKYLHLGIISPIPRKSLPEIAKIVGIRSPQSLHHFLANSPWSARELKERRLARTLKALKGEKIIVIIDETGDRRKGKKTDYIARQYLGSVGKTDRGIVSVNAYGVYKNITFPLVFRV